In bacterium, the DNA window GGAGCGTGCCGACCGCTCCCGCCGCCGCGGTCGCCCAACCTTCGCTCCCGACGCCGGGGAAAGCGTAGTCCGGAACCGGCGACGAGACGAGGGGTTCGCCTTCGCCCCGGCCCGGGAAACCATTGTCTTCGGCCACGCGCTCCAGGCCGTCGAGCCGGCTCGAGGCGAACGGCGCGACGGCGACGCCCAGTAGCAAGGCGACGGCCAGGGCCACCCACGTAAACGTCTTCACTGCGCCCCGCCTCCCCGGGCGAGCTCCAGCAGGTCCGGCCTACTGACTCGGACCGCGGCCAACGCGGCGGCGGTGATTACGCCCTCGCCGAGGCCTATTACCGCGTGTACGCCGACCATCGCCGGGAGGACGACGGCCAGCGGCGTCGTTCCCGATACGGCGAGTTCCAACGCGCACGCCGTCGCCGCCGCCACTACGGCGAGCCAGGCCCCCGCGAAGGACCCGGCGAACCGGCCGGCCTCGGTTCGCCACACGCGCCGTATCAGGCGGTACAGGCCGTAGCCCACGAACGGCGCGACGACGGCCATATTAAACACGTTGGCGCCGAGCGCCAGGATGCCGCCGTCGCCGAACGCCAGCGCCTGGATGACGAGCACCAGCGTCATTACCAGCACGCCGGCCCAGGGCCCCAGCAAGACCGCGGCCAATGCGCCGCCGCAGAAGTGGCCCGACGTCCCGCCGGCGACGGGGAAGTTGAGCATCTGCGCGGCGAAGATGAAGGCCGCGAGCACCGCCATCAGCGGCACCGCGCGTTCGTTCAATACG includes these proteins:
- a CDS encoding PDGLE domain-containing protein, translated to MKTFTWVALAVALLLGVAVAPFASSRLDGLERVAEDNGFPGRGEGEPLVSSPVPDYAFPGVGSEGWATAAAGAVGTLLTFAVAFGLAAALRRRRDK
- a CDS encoding energy-coupling factor ABC transporter permease, translated to MHIPDGFLDAKTFVALDVVGAGFVAVAAARVRRVLNERAVPLMAVLAAFIFAAQMLNFPVAGGTSGHFCGGALAAVLLGPWAGVLVMTLVLVIQALAFGDGGILALGANVFNMAVVAPFVGYGLYRLIRRVWRTEAGRFAGSFAGAWLAVVAAATACALELAVSGTTPLAVVLPAMVGVHAVIGLGEGVITAAALAAVRVSRPDLLELARGGGAQ